A single genomic interval of Brevibacillus brevis harbors:
- a CDS encoding VWA domain-containing protein: MGINFIQPLFLLLLLPVAYVIISWWRHQQQMPIGRKATIATIRSLLFLLLVLALAGTQLLTPVQAKTIVFVVDRSASMKDDPRVLSFLREAIGQKQAADKYAVIAVGAEAAVDQPLTIRQEVQPLGVDVNRNATNLAEGIRLASAMIPTNARGKVVLLTDGLETNGDAARQTRLARERGIAVEAVSLQQPRGDEVVLTSVQVPQRLYAGEEYGITVDVESTIATEAILRLYEGNREAGQQTVQIGKGNNRFVFSQKAMQQGFHRYRVEIEPRQDTVAANNQATAYTQVAGAPVVLVAEGHPGAASNLIQALEAGNIKVELRDLALLPKELEGYKQFASIILADVPATSMTDADMERMRTAVRDLGTGLIMTGGKDSFGMGGWFQTPIEEALPVHMDLKGKEQLPTLGLQLVIDKSGSMSSDARGADKMALAREAAIRATTMMNAQDYIGVIAFDDTPWDVVAPQSVTKLDEIQQQISRIKADGGTDIFPALQLGYERVKAMNTQRKHVILLTDGQSAIGDDYEGLLQQMTAENITVSTVALGDDSDRSLLEMIAELGKGRYYFANDAESIPKIFSKETALASRTFIVEKPQVPGYTGVGAWPTLKQKLPPVRAYIATTPKQTAESSLMSADDDPILTRWQYGLGRSVAWTSDLEGKWSPDWVAWGGNSRLWNEIVAWTFPQITEGTWKTTTSVNGAKGNVRVTMPASGSMPQEMEAVVLNQEMKREVIKLKPVAPGVMEGAFETADPGTYMIQISQKNQGRVMASQTTGLTVSYSPEYGIHADGEKELQEWLSAGGGNQITKPDEAFGGTLPDKWDTQSISEWLLMLAALLLPIDIAVRRLQLPDQWWARLASLWRLRKSTSADSEQQAVLSRLGEKRSATRRTREERIDDQKVVSAPLIHSVGAAGNRVKPATDKNEQAKKKQEKQTQTQPDETLNRLLAAKNRKKSQ, from the coding sequence GTGGGTATTAACTTTATACAGCCGCTATTCCTGTTGCTATTGCTTCCCGTTGCGTACGTCATCATCAGTTGGTGGCGACATCAACAGCAAATGCCAATCGGCAGAAAGGCGACAATTGCAACCATTCGCTCGCTCTTGTTCCTCCTTCTGGTTTTGGCGTTGGCAGGGACACAGCTGCTGACCCCTGTTCAGGCGAAAACGATTGTGTTTGTTGTAGATCGATCCGCTTCCATGAAGGACGATCCGCGGGTTCTCTCCTTTTTGCGCGAAGCGATCGGGCAAAAGCAAGCAGCGGATAAGTATGCTGTCATTGCCGTAGGTGCAGAGGCAGCGGTCGATCAACCGTTGACAATCCGCCAAGAGGTACAGCCCTTGGGCGTGGATGTCAACCGGAATGCAACCAATTTGGCAGAAGGAATCCGATTGGCGTCTGCCATGATCCCTACCAATGCCAGAGGAAAAGTCGTCTTGCTGACAGATGGTCTGGAAACAAACGGAGATGCGGCACGGCAGACGAGACTGGCGAGGGAGCGAGGAATCGCTGTAGAGGCTGTTTCCTTGCAGCAGCCACGCGGAGATGAGGTCGTTCTTACATCTGTACAGGTACCGCAAAGACTGTATGCGGGAGAGGAATACGGCATCACCGTAGATGTGGAGAGTACGATAGCAACCGAGGCAATCCTACGCCTGTATGAAGGCAATCGCGAGGCGGGCCAGCAAACAGTACAGATCGGCAAGGGCAACAACCGCTTCGTTTTTTCGCAAAAAGCGATGCAGCAGGGCTTCCATCGCTATCGTGTGGAAATCGAGCCGCGACAAGATACCGTAGCGGCGAACAATCAGGCTACAGCCTATACACAGGTAGCCGGGGCACCAGTCGTACTCGTAGCCGAAGGGCATCCAGGTGCCGCCAGCAACCTCATTCAGGCGCTGGAAGCGGGCAATATCAAGGTGGAGCTGCGCGATCTCGCACTGCTGCCAAAGGAGCTTGAGGGCTACAAGCAATTTGCCTCCATTATACTGGCAGATGTGCCCGCCACCAGCATGACTGATGCGGATATGGAACGTATGCGGACCGCTGTACGTGATTTGGGCACTGGCTTGATCATGACAGGCGGTAAAGATAGCTTCGGTATGGGTGGCTGGTTCCAGACACCAATTGAAGAGGCATTACCTGTTCACATGGATTTAAAAGGGAAGGAACAGCTCCCTACGCTCGGACTTCAACTGGTCATCGACAAGTCGGGTAGTATGAGCTCCGATGCCAGAGGGGCGGATAAGATGGCACTGGCTAGGGAAGCTGCGATTCGAGCGACAACCATGATGAATGCACAAGACTACATCGGGGTGATCGCATTTGACGATACACCATGGGATGTCGTAGCTCCGCAGTCTGTCACGAAGCTGGATGAAATCCAACAGCAGATCAGCAGAATCAAAGCGGATGGCGGGACCGATATTTTCCCTGCCTTACAACTGGGCTACGAACGTGTAAAGGCGATGAACACCCAGCGCAAGCATGTTATTTTGCTCACAGATGGGCAGTCTGCAATCGGCGATGATTACGAGGGCCTCCTACAACAAATGACGGCTGAAAATATTACCGTTTCAACTGTGGCGCTGGGGGATGATTCGGATAGATCGCTGCTGGAGATGATTGCCGAGTTAGGAAAAGGCAGATATTACTTTGCCAACGATGCCGAATCTATCCCGAAAATCTTCAGTAAAGAAACAGCGTTAGCCAGTCGCACGTTTATTGTGGAGAAGCCCCAAGTACCAGGCTATACAGGAGTGGGAGCATGGCCTACGCTGAAGCAGAAATTGCCTCCGGTGCGTGCGTATATCGCAACGACTCCGAAGCAAACAGCCGAATCATCCTTGATGAGTGCTGACGATGATCCGATTCTCACCCGTTGGCAGTACGGTCTGGGGCGTTCTGTCGCCTGGACGAGTGATCTGGAAGGGAAGTGGTCACCGGACTGGGTGGCTTGGGGAGGAAACAGCCGTCTGTGGAACGAAATCGTGGCATGGACTTTCCCGCAAATTACAGAAGGCACTTGGAAGACGACCACGAGTGTGAACGGTGCAAAAGGCAATGTGAGGGTGACGATGCCAGCTAGTGGAAGCATGCCTCAAGAGATGGAGGCAGTCGTTCTCAATCAAGAGATGAAGCGAGAAGTCATCAAGCTAAAGCCGGTTGCGCCAGGAGTCATGGAGGGTGCATTCGAGACGGCTGATCCGGGCACTTACATGATTCAGATCTCACAAAAAAATCAAGGTCGAGTCATGGCGAGCCAAACGACAGGATTGACCGTTTCTTATTCGCCGGAATACGGAATACATGCCGATGGAGAGAAAGAACTTCAAGAGTGGCTAAGTGCCGGTGGAGGGAATCAGATTACCAAACCGGACGAGGCTTTTGGCGGCACGCTTCCTGATAAATGGGACACACAGTCAATCAGTGAGTGGTTGCTGATGTTGGCGGCTTTGCTGCTGCCAATCGATATCGCTGTTCGCCGCTTGCAGTTGCCGGATCAATGGTGGGCAAGGCTAGCTAGTCTGTGGAGACTGCGCAAATCCACGTCTGCCGATTCTGAACAACAAGCAGTATTGTCTCGCCTCGGCGAGAAGCGCTCTGCAACAAGACGGACACGCGAAGAGCGGATAGATGACCAGAAAGTCGTGTCTGCTCCCCTAATTCATTCGGTAGGGGCGGCTGGAAATCGGGTGAAGCCAGCAACAGACAAGAACGAGCAGGCAAAAAAGAAACAGGAGAAGCAAACACAGACGCAGCCTGACGAAACGTTAAACAGACTATTGGCGGCCAAGAACCGGAAAAAGTCTCAGTAA
- a CDS encoding vWA domain-containing protein: MQWMGLGNLWFALIIPAIIVLYLLKRKVEDRIIPSTLLWQRTMQNWEAVKPWERLRRNLLLLLQLLAACLLVLALIRPSVPTEGITSDHTILVVDTSGSMMAKEGNETRLERAISQAKALVEKLGSSQTMTLIEAGLEPNVLVSKSADKEPLMQAIEKLAPFSGTSDQIAALSLAGAIAENEPGSGVVWMGDGSGERKLDGGPVPTFSGSFQFMQMGSTRENTAIGVFVTQPTEKGVEGLLRVDNHGSMPAKGKVTVFDEQDKLLDTDSFSVGAGSSQTFSFQKLAMSRVYRAVIEPEQDGLSQDNVMWSVPFAAGKGKAALYSPEGNRFLHQVLQTVGSLEVETIQQAPDAAAAARDLWVFDGVVPDQLPKGNILLIAPNKKTEWLPLAGEKELDQQPRPVSPDDPLLKHVDWRDVHVAKGYVLDEMPGMKPLVRAGDVDLVRAGIIDGRRMVIIGFDLHASDFPLRPAFPIFMQNVVNWLSPGQTAPIPTAHPGEVLTIPLSPGATTRTLTYPNGHQQSLTEDATSKMMQLPELTGLYRLDEGIDTGTKSTYFTVQMNEEESNIAPKSVSVARKNTDEQKESEEATATDTTGALGTKELTYWLAAFALLVLLVEWRVYQRGY, translated from the coding sequence ATGCAGTGGATGGGTTTGGGCAACTTGTGGTTTGCGCTGATTATCCCGGCCATCATCGTCCTCTACCTGCTCAAGCGAAAAGTAGAGGATCGAATCATACCAAGTACACTTCTGTGGCAGCGCACGATGCAAAACTGGGAAGCGGTGAAACCGTGGGAAAGGCTGCGGCGCAACCTGTTGCTGCTGCTGCAACTGCTTGCTGCCTGCTTGCTCGTGCTGGCTTTGATACGACCGTCCGTGCCCACTGAGGGAATCACATCCGACCATACGATTTTGGTCGTGGATACATCCGGGAGCATGATGGCGAAGGAAGGGAACGAGACGCGGCTGGAACGAGCCATTTCACAGGCAAAAGCACTCGTAGAGAAGCTGGGAAGCAGCCAGACGATGACCCTCATCGAGGCAGGGCTTGAACCGAATGTTTTGGTTTCCAAGAGTGCAGATAAAGAGCCGCTCATGCAAGCCATCGAAAAGCTCGCGCCTTTTTCCGGGACATCCGATCAAATCGCAGCCTTGTCATTGGCAGGAGCCATTGCAGAGAATGAACCAGGCAGTGGAGTGGTTTGGATGGGGGACGGAAGCGGGGAACGCAAGCTGGATGGAGGCCCGGTTCCTACCTTTTCCGGGAGCTTTCAGTTCATGCAGATGGGAAGCACTCGCGAGAATACCGCAATCGGTGTTTTTGTGACCCAGCCTACAGAAAAAGGGGTAGAGGGACTGCTGCGGGTGGACAATCATGGCAGTATGCCTGCGAAAGGAAAAGTCACTGTTTTTGATGAGCAAGACAAGCTACTGGATACGGATTCTTTTTCGGTTGGGGCAGGCAGCTCCCAGACATTTTCGTTTCAGAAGCTGGCGATGTCTCGTGTCTATCGTGCAGTCATCGAACCGGAGCAGGACGGACTTTCCCAAGATAATGTCATGTGGAGCGTGCCATTCGCTGCGGGGAAAGGAAAAGCAGCGTTGTATTCGCCAGAGGGGAACCGCTTCCTCCATCAAGTATTGCAGACAGTCGGAAGTCTTGAGGTGGAAACGATTCAGCAGGCACCGGATGCTGCCGCGGCTGCGCGTGATCTGTGGGTTTTTGACGGAGTCGTGCCAGACCAGTTGCCAAAAGGAAACATTTTGTTGATTGCTCCGAACAAGAAAACAGAGTGGTTGCCGCTTGCTGGAGAAAAAGAACTGGATCAACAGCCAAGGCCAGTTTCTCCGGATGACCCGCTGCTCAAGCACGTAGATTGGCGGGATGTACACGTCGCCAAAGGATACGTATTGGACGAAATGCCTGGTATGAAGCCATTGGTACGCGCAGGCGATGTCGATCTGGTCAGAGCGGGGATTATAGACGGTCGACGAATGGTCATCATCGGATTTGATTTGCATGCATCGGACTTTCCGCTGCGTCCTGCCTTTCCGATTTTCATGCAAAATGTCGTCAACTGGCTGTCACCTGGTCAAACAGCCCCAATCCCCACGGCACATCCGGGAGAGGTCTTGACGATCCCACTCTCACCGGGAGCGACAACACGTACCTTGACGTATCCGAATGGACATCAGCAGTCTCTTACGGAGGACGCCACGTCGAAAATGATGCAGTTGCCGGAGCTGACCGGATTGTATCGTCTTGACGAAGGGATAGATACCGGGACCAAAAGTACGTATTTTACAGTCCAAATGAATGAGGAAGAATCGAATATTGCACCGAAGTCTGTGAGCGTTGCACGGAAGAATACCGATGAACAAAAGGAGAGTGAGGAAGCAACAGCGACTGACACAACAGGAGCACTGGGAACGAAGGAGTTGACCTATTGGTTGGCGGCGTTTGCTCTCTTGGTGTTATTGGTGGAATGGAGGGTGTATCAGCGTGGGTATTAA
- a CDS encoding DUF58 domain-containing protein: MNQNLLDPSWLARLERMQMASRKAVSGSQAGKRRARQMGSSMEFADFRAYVPGDDLRQLDWNAYARSGKLFLKKYLDETELHVNLYIDCSRSMSYGQPNKMARAVEIAAALGYLSLCHLDHVSVYVFDSRITAALTGLQGKSQAHRLLSFLSSLQEGGTGDIQTAMRQPGAVSGKAGTSIVLSDFLFESGYTEGIAYLQAARQEVTLVQVLSKEELAPEYAGELRLIDSETGQAKEVSLTSPLMEEYHKSLRDYQQELSAFAYGRGIAFVSVEAEQSLESIVFHVFRQAGMIR, encoded by the coding sequence ATGAATCAAAACCTGCTTGATCCGTCATGGCTCGCCAGACTGGAACGAATGCAGATGGCTAGTCGCAAAGCGGTCAGCGGCAGCCAGGCAGGAAAGCGAAGGGCGAGACAGATGGGCAGCTCCATGGAGTTCGCAGACTTTCGGGCGTATGTTCCCGGAGATGATTTGCGGCAGCTCGATTGGAATGCGTATGCCCGCTCAGGCAAGCTGTTTTTGAAAAAGTACTTGGATGAAACAGAGCTGCATGTGAACTTGTATATCGATTGCAGTCGTTCGATGAGCTACGGACAACCGAACAAAATGGCCCGTGCTGTCGAAATTGCCGCGGCTCTTGGCTATTTGTCCCTGTGCCACCTCGATCATGTGTCGGTCTATGTATTTGACAGCCGTATTACGGCAGCACTTACCGGGCTGCAAGGAAAGAGCCAGGCGCATCGCTTGCTCAGCTTCTTATCTTCCCTGCAAGAAGGGGGAACAGGTGATATTCAGACGGCAATGCGCCAGCCAGGAGCTGTTAGCGGCAAAGCGGGAACATCTATCGTGCTGTCGGACTTTTTGTTCGAGTCAGGCTATACGGAAGGCATCGCGTATTTGCAGGCGGCCAGACAAGAGGTCACGCTGGTTCAGGTGCTTTCCAAAGAAGAGCTTGCACCCGAGTATGCGGGAGAACTGCGATTGATCGATTCAGAGACCGGGCAAGCAAAAGAAGTATCCCTGACCAGCCCTTTGATGGAAGAGTACCACAAGAGCTTGCGAGATTATCAACAAGAACTGTCCGCGTTTGCTTATGGAAGAGGGATCGCCTTCGTGTCTGTAGAGGCGGAACAATCGCTGGAATCGATTGTCTTCCATGTCTTTCGTCAGGCCGGCATGATTCGCTAG
- a CDS encoding AAA family ATPase has translation MAQQTLEDCLQRVELVRQEIGKVLVGQKEVVEQLLWAVFAGGHALLEGVPGLGKTLLVRTLSQAFELSFQRIQFTPDLMPTDITGTNILLVDEKGQQSFQFQHGPIFAHVVLADEINRATPKTQSALLEAMQERTVSAGGVTRPLPEPFFVLATQNPLEQEGTYPLPEAQMDRFLLKIDVPYPTEEELKMIVRQTTTSQVITVEKVASAEQIAEIQQAAREVLVADAVLDYAVKLLLATHPGEQAIASVNKYVRNGAGPRGVQAIVSLAKVRALLAGRYNLAYEDVTAVALPALRHRMFLNFEGEANGIRPDRVIMDILDELGTQKV, from the coding sequence ATGGCGCAGCAAACGCTAGAGGATTGCTTGCAGCGAGTAGAGCTTGTCAGGCAGGAAATCGGAAAGGTATTGGTAGGACAAAAAGAGGTGGTCGAGCAACTTCTGTGGGCCGTATTTGCAGGAGGACATGCGCTTTTGGAAGGTGTACCCGGATTGGGAAAAACGCTGCTTGTTCGGACACTGTCCCAAGCCTTCGAGCTGTCATTTCAGCGGATTCAGTTCACACCGGACCTGATGCCAACAGACATTACCGGAACGAACATCCTGTTGGTTGACGAGAAGGGACAGCAGTCCTTCCAATTCCAACATGGGCCAATCTTCGCTCATGTCGTTCTGGCTGACGAAATCAACCGGGCTACACCAAAGACGCAAAGCGCCCTGTTGGAGGCCATGCAGGAGCGAACCGTTTCAGCCGGGGGAGTGACTCGTCCGCTGCCAGAGCCGTTCTTCGTTCTCGCGACACAGAACCCGCTGGAGCAGGAAGGGACATACCCGTTACCAGAAGCGCAAATGGACCGCTTTTTATTGAAGATCGACGTGCCGTATCCGACGGAAGAAGAACTGAAAATGATCGTGCGGCAAACGACCACAAGTCAGGTGATCACCGTGGAAAAAGTGGCTTCTGCCGAGCAAATTGCTGAGATTCAGCAGGCAGCGCGTGAAGTGCTGGTAGCTGATGCGGTACTGGATTACGCCGTGAAGCTGCTTTTAGCGACGCATCCGGGGGAACAGGCAATTGCTTCGGTGAACAAATATGTGCGCAACGGCGCAGGTCCGCGTGGCGTGCAGGCGATTGTCTCCTTGGCAAAGGTACGTGCGTTATTGGCTGGCCGATACAATCTGGCGTACGAGGACGTGACAGCAGTTGCTCTGCCAGCGTTGCGCCACCGCATGTTCCTCAATTTTGAAGGAGAGGCGAACGGCATCCGGCCTGACCGCGTCATCATGGATATTTTGGACGAACTGGGGACGCAGAAGGTATGA
- a CDS encoding ABC transporter permease gives MSDLRRFRNPVLFNEWKMRMRTNRSPWIILLYLLVLGAMTLTLIFFMTNGGSYYNPNDTRELFMMLSVFQLGMICFVVPGLTAGVISGERERQTLSVLLTTNVSATRLILGKWLASLSFMTFLVIATIPLYAIVFLYGGISPAQVIKVFGFYVITMFGIGSIGVLMSTLIKRTGIATVVTYAVVFGYAIGSSILAEIIKEFIRYQRRSGGISSATMPDWPDLLHNFNPLFAMLNIFEEGPQIRIGNVDPYAVYSLFFGIITLFCLLLSIYLIQPVKPRFRKVKEEK, from the coding sequence ATGAGCGACTTGAGACGATTTCGCAACCCTGTCTTGTTCAACGAATGGAAAATGAGAATGCGGACCAATCGGTCACCGTGGATCATCCTGTTATATTTGCTTGTTTTGGGCGCAATGACGCTTACGCTGATTTTCTTTATGACAAACGGCGGCAGCTATTACAACCCGAATGATACACGCGAGTTGTTCATGATGCTGTCAGTGTTTCAGCTCGGGATGATCTGCTTCGTCGTGCCAGGACTGACGGCAGGTGTGATTTCCGGTGAGCGCGAACGCCAGACGTTGAGTGTGCTGTTGACCACGAATGTCAGCGCCACACGATTGATTTTAGGCAAATGGCTGGCGTCGCTCAGCTTCATGACCTTCCTGGTTATAGCGACCATCCCGCTCTATGCCATCGTCTTTTTGTATGGAGGAATTTCACCTGCACAAGTGATCAAGGTGTTTGGTTTTTACGTCATTACGATGTTTGGAATCGGCAGCATCGGTGTGCTCATGTCCACGCTGATCAAACGGACAGGTATCGCTACGGTTGTCACTTATGCCGTGGTGTTCGGATATGCGATTGGATCGAGCATACTGGCGGAAATTATCAAAGAGTTCATTCGGTACCAGCGCAGGTCGGGTGGTATATCATCCGCGACTATGCCAGACTGGCCTGATCTCCTGCATAATTTCAATCCATTGTTTGCGATGTTAAATATTTTTGAAGAAGGGCCGCAGATCAGGATTGGGAATGTGGACCCGTATGCGGTTTACAGCCTGTTTTTCGGGATCATTACACTGTTCTGCCTTTTACTTTCCATCTATCTCATTCAGCCAGTGAAACCGAGATTTCGCAAAGTAAAAGAGGAGAAATAA
- a CDS encoding ABC transporter ATP-binding protein — protein sequence MIQIQNLRKRYGKMEALKGLSLEIDKGTVFGFVGPNGAGKSTTMSILATLLEPTSGKAYVGGYEVTRHPKEVRKLIGYMPDFFGVYDNLTAEEYLDFYGANYDIPAAERKQIIPQLLELVNLTHKRDAYVDSLSRGMKQRLGLARSLVHNPEVLILDEPASGLDPRARIELREILKELRDMGKTIIISSHILPELAEMCDVIGIVEEGNLVAFGRVDEIYSKMQEQRVLRIRLLDRVDEAMTRLCEMPVITRVTREGNWVVAGFSGNDEEQVELLRELAVSGYPVAAFNEAVGDLEEIFLEITKGVGS from the coding sequence ATGATCCAGATCCAAAATTTGCGCAAGCGCTACGGCAAAATGGAAGCGTTAAAAGGACTTTCGCTCGAAATTGACAAGGGTACCGTTTTTGGTTTCGTTGGTCCGAACGGGGCAGGAAAATCGACGACGATGTCCATTTTGGCGACTTTATTGGAGCCGACCAGTGGGAAAGCATACGTAGGCGGCTATGAAGTGACCAGGCATCCAAAGGAAGTACGCAAGCTGATCGGCTACATGCCTGACTTTTTTGGTGTGTACGACAATTTGACAGCAGAAGAGTACCTCGATTTTTACGGCGCGAACTACGATATTCCGGCAGCAGAGCGAAAACAAATCATTCCGCAGTTATTGGAGCTGGTCAATCTCACGCACAAGCGGGATGCCTACGTCGACTCGTTGTCGCGGGGGATGAAGCAGCGCCTCGGACTGGCTCGCTCGCTGGTTCACAATCCGGAAGTGCTCATTTTGGACGAACCGGCTTCTGGTTTGGACCCGCGGGCACGTATCGAACTGCGGGAGATTTTGAAGGAACTGCGGGACATGGGCAAGACGATTATCATTAGCTCGCACATATTGCCTGAGCTAGCGGAGATGTGCGATGTCATCGGGATTGTGGAGGAAGGCAATCTGGTTGCCTTTGGACGAGTCGATGAGATTTACTCGAAAATGCAAGAACAGCGGGTATTGCGCATCCGCCTGTTGGATCGGGTTGATGAAGCAATGACGCGCTTGTGTGAGATGCCCGTTATTACCAGGGTGACACGCGAAGGGAACTGGGTCGTTGCGGGCTTTTCAGGCAATGACGAAGAACAGGTTGAGCTGCTGCGGGAGCTTGCGGTGTCAGGCTATCCTGTGGCCGCGTTTAATGAGGCAGTTGGTGATTTGGAAGAAATCTTCCTGGAAATTACGAAAGGGGTGGGCTCATGA
- a CDS encoding DUF7408 domain-containing protein has product MKTAQCKRLLLAFCAFLLMVAGVPLGLTGTALAEGNIQLGVTVGIEGKYRQTGMVPVVVTVKNGGADIEGELFVATDERGDRRFAVANYQPVSIASGVTKQVTVLVPGSELRGSSFVALMQNNKMIAQTPVTGNSYSEDTLMIGVLAENPDTANFLGVLPKGSIHNPVQLLTMKAENMPVTGTQLQMINMLVINNFALDSLNEQQIKAIRDWTKSGGMLILAGGAQYKKSGGVLGDLSPVEVTGVTSVQTLSSLKVDKTNPIALTSPFTVSNGTLKAGKVLYSEGNIPLMAVHTVGAGKVLYVAYDLAAEPVASWAGNSRFWADTLVKAFGSSLNASNMSMIDNVWPLRDAADRVPSLKIPEVGWFAVFFGIYALVVGPVLFYILRRGRKQSYMWVIVPALSVLAGIGIFSIGAIQRGVGVKLHQVGYVELQNNGQANAISVSALFVPRNDDYRLTLKGEGMTEPIIESNYIDQVPKTWISIQPDQTHIDFRDVEFWSMRKVATEQSLSEVGKIESNLSYENGALKGTVTNNTKYSLRDVTISTGMQVQEFPQLAAGSSIEVNLPFAPQQQARRNQHRMNTGHALPQHMQSNGYGRETREQLIVEMLDMMDKRSGPSEVVKLVGWTDEQVVEAVVPNENTEKSSIAMVTSTLQVNPSKDGHIYYPTGSFDVTMSGSSVPVDDFGDGFRLPAGDITFDINLNQEGQELAISNLYLYTWSEDNTTFEKEVYNWKTKAFEPFEKAFMNNVMTSDKTTTYVSGDGIVRIKFAHQFEDERHIGVPSVSVEGKVSKK; this is encoded by the coding sequence ATGAAAACAGCGCAGTGCAAGCGATTGCTCCTGGCCTTCTGTGCGTTCCTCCTGATGGTAGCAGGTGTTCCTTTAGGATTAACGGGGACAGCCTTGGCAGAGGGAAACATTCAGCTGGGAGTAACAGTCGGAATTGAAGGAAAGTACAGGCAAACGGGAATGGTTCCCGTTGTCGTCACGGTGAAAAATGGAGGGGCGGATATCGAAGGGGAACTGTTTGTCGCCACTGACGAACGGGGGGACAGACGCTTCGCAGTTGCCAATTATCAGCCGGTCTCGATTGCAAGCGGAGTGACCAAGCAGGTAACGGTTCTCGTTCCTGGATCAGAGTTGCGTGGCAGTTCTTTTGTGGCCTTGATGCAAAATAACAAGATGATCGCGCAAACGCCGGTAACAGGCAATTCATACAGCGAAGATACGCTGATGATCGGTGTGTTGGCAGAAAACCCCGACACAGCTAACTTCCTTGGTGTACTGCCGAAAGGCTCTATTCATAACCCTGTCCAGCTTTTGACGATGAAGGCAGAAAATATGCCAGTGACAGGTACACAGCTCCAGATGATTAATATGCTCGTCATCAACAATTTTGCTCTGGATTCATTGAATGAACAGCAGATCAAAGCGATTCGGGATTGGACGAAATCTGGCGGGATGCTGATTTTAGCCGGGGGAGCACAGTACAAGAAATCCGGAGGCGTTTTGGGTGACTTGTCACCAGTAGAAGTGACAGGAGTGACGAGCGTACAGACACTCTCCAGTTTAAAAGTGGATAAGACCAATCCGATTGCACTGACATCCCCCTTTACTGTAAGCAATGGGACATTGAAGGCAGGGAAAGTTCTGTACAGCGAAGGAAATATTCCGTTGATGGCCGTACATACCGTGGGAGCTGGAAAAGTATTGTACGTCGCCTATGATTTGGCCGCAGAACCAGTAGCGAGCTGGGCAGGAAACAGCCGCTTTTGGGCAGATACATTAGTAAAGGCTTTCGGTTCTTCCCTCAACGCTTCCAATATGAGCATGATCGACAACGTATGGCCGCTTCGGGATGCTGCTGATCGAGTCCCATCCTTAAAAATTCCGGAGGTTGGCTGGTTCGCTGTATTTTTCGGAATTTATGCCCTGGTTGTAGGCCCAGTTCTTTTCTATATTTTGCGGAGAGGACGCAAGCAAAGCTACATGTGGGTCATCGTCCCTGCCCTTTCGGTGCTGGCGGGAATCGGAATCTTCTCGATTGGTGCCATCCAACGCGGTGTGGGTGTAAAGCTGCACCAGGTAGGTTATGTTGAGCTGCAAAACAATGGACAGGCGAATGCGATAAGCGTATCCGCATTATTCGTACCGAGAAATGACGACTATCGTTTGACTTTAAAGGGAGAGGGTATGACTGAACCCATCATTGAAAGCAATTATATTGATCAAGTTCCGAAAACGTGGATTTCCATACAGCCAGATCAGACCCATATTGATTTCCGAGATGTAGAATTCTGGTCGATGCGCAAGGTTGCGACGGAGCAATCCTTATCGGAAGTAGGGAAGATAGAATCGAATCTGTCCTATGAGAACGGCGCACTGAAAGGAACTGTGACAAACAATACGAAGTACTCGCTGCGAGATGTGACGATCTCAACCGGTATGCAGGTACAAGAGTTTCCACAGTTGGCGGCTGGCAGCAGTATCGAAGTGAACTTGCCCTTTGCCCCTCAACAACAAGCAAGACGGAACCAACATCGGATGAATACGGGGCATGCACTGCCGCAGCATATGCAATCGAATGGCTATGGAAGAGAAACGCGTGAGCAACTCATTGTAGAAATGCTGGACATGATGGACAAACGTAGTGGTCCGTCAGAAGTGGTAAAACTCGTGGGCTGGACCGATGAGCAAGTTGTTGAGGCTGTCGTACCAAACGAAAATACGGAGAAAAGCAGCATTGCTATGGTCACTTCGACGCTGCAAGTGAATCCATCCAAGGACGGACACATTTATTATCCGACGGGATCGTTTGATGTGACGATGTCAGGCAGTTCTGTTCCGGTAGATGACTTCGGCGATGGCTTTAGACTTCCTGCGGGGGATATTACCTTTGACATCAATCTGAATCAGGAAGGACAGGAGCTTGCCATCAGCAATTTGTATCTGTACACCTGGTCAGAGGACAATACGACATTTGAAAAAGAGGTTTACAACTGGAAGACAAAAGCTTTCGAACCATTTGAAAAAGCATTCATGAACAACGTGATGACAAGCGACAAGACCACTACTTATGTTTCGGGCGACGGCATTGTCCGCATCAAATTTGCCCACCAGTTTGAGGATGAACGCCACATTGGGGTTCCAAGTGTCAGTGTGGAAGGGAAGGTGAGCAAGAAATGA